From the genome of Deinococcus sp. AJ005, one region includes:
- a CDS encoding glutamine synthetase III — MTQTGNNQDFDVNSAARNWRVEATAQPTPSELVTEKFASDVLTVDQLKTRMSKSAYKSLQATAERGETLDPSIADTVALAMKTWAMEMGATHYTHWFQPLTGGTAEKHDSFLNPAGDGVAIMSFSGKELIQAEPDASSFPSGGLRATFEARGYTAWDPSSPAFVIRHANGATLCIPSVFASWKGEALDLKIPLLRSIEALNKAVTPALKLFGASEGTRVTSSLGAEQEYFLIAEEFYYRRPDLVMSGRTLFGAKPPRGQELEDHYFGAIPDRILSFMTDAEMQLYALGIPVKTRHNEVAPGQFEVAPIFEDSNIAADHQQLMMQVLRSTARKYGLVCLMHEKPFAGINGSGKHCNWSMATDAGENLLDPGETPDENMQFLFFTSAVLKAVDEHQDLLRACVASASNDHRLGAAEAPPAIISIFLGSELSDIYERLASGQGGRGKAAGLMGLGSRVLPEIPIHAGDRNRTSPFAFTGNKFEFRAVGSSQSISFPITVMNAIVADSVGHLVEDLQTKLDSGKELSVALAEQVRETYTKHKRIVFDGDGYSDEWHHEAEHERGLLNLRTALDAVEQLHSPKNIELFGRLAILNDRELAARQEIMYDIYFKTVNIEGETTEYMAQRQILPAALSYLAALKNVPESSRAAAGVSKEVGEVTDKLYDALQVLREQNDALGGEEIHEKAHHMRDAVLPAMNEVRAYADRLENLIDFKLWPLPTYRQMLFVK; from the coding sequence ATGACTCAGACGGGCAACAATCAGGATTTCGATGTCAACTCGGCGGCCCGCAACTGGCGTGTGGAGGCCACCGCGCAGCCCACGCCCAGCGAACTGGTGACCGAGAAGTTCGCCAGTGACGTGCTGACGGTGGACCAGCTCAAGACCCGCATGAGCAAGAGTGCGTACAAGAGCCTCCAGGCCACCGCCGAGCGCGGCGAGACGCTGGACCCCAGCATTGCCGACACCGTGGCGCTGGCCATGAAGACCTGGGCCATGGAAATGGGCGCGACGCATTACACCCACTGGTTCCAGCCGCTGACCGGAGGCACCGCCGAGAAGCACGACTCTTTCCTGAACCCTGCCGGAGACGGCGTGGCAATCATGTCCTTTTCGGGCAAAGAGCTGATCCAGGCCGAACCGGACGCCTCCAGCTTTCCCTCGGGGGGCTTGCGGGCCACCTTCGAGGCGCGCGGCTACACCGCGTGGGACCCCTCGTCACCGGCCTTTGTCATCCGGCACGCCAACGGCGCGACGCTGTGCATCCCCAGCGTGTTCGCGTCCTGGAAGGGTGAGGCGCTGGACCTCAAGATTCCGCTGCTGCGCTCCATCGAGGCGCTGAACAAGGCCGTGACCCCGGCCCTCAAGCTGTTCGGCGCGTCCGAGGGCACCCGCGTGACCAGCAGCCTGGGCGCGGAGCAGGAATACTTCCTGATTGCCGAGGAGTTCTACTACCGCCGCCCCGATCTGGTGATGAGCGGGCGCACGCTGTTCGGCGCGAAGCCCCCGCGTGGGCAGGAGCTGGAGGACCATTACTTCGGCGCGATCCCGGACCGCATCCTGAGCTTCATGACCGACGCCGAGATGCAACTGTACGCGCTGGGCATTCCGGTCAAGACCCGCCACAACGAGGTGGCCCCCGGTCAATTTGAGGTGGCCCCGATCTTCGAGGACAGCAACATCGCCGCCGATCACCAGCAACTGATGATGCAGGTGCTGCGGAGTACCGCCCGCAAGTACGGTCTGGTCTGCCTGATGCACGAGAAACCCTTTGCCGGGATCAACGGCAGCGGCAAGCACTGCAACTGGAGCATGGCCACCGACGCGGGCGAGAACCTGCTGGACCCTGGCGAGACCCCCGACGAGAACATGCAGTTCCTGTTCTTTACCTCTGCCGTATTAAAGGCCGTGGATGAGCATCAGGACCTGCTGCGCGCCTGCGTGGCCAGCGCCAGCAACGATCACCGCCTGGGAGCTGCCGAGGCCCCGCCCGCGATCATCAGCATCTTTCTGGGCAGCGAGCTGAGCGACATCTACGAGCGCCTGGCCAGCGGGCAGGGCGGACGCGGCAAGGCGGCGGGGCTGATGGGCCTGGGCAGCCGCGTTCTGCCTGAAATCCCGATTCACGCCGGGGACCGCAACCGCACCAGCCCCTTTGCGTTCACTGGCAACAAATTCGAGTTCCGCGCGGTGGGCAGCTCGCAGAGCATCTCCTTTCCCATTACCGTGATGAACGCCATCGTCGCGGATTCGGTGGGCCACCTGGTAGAAGACCTCCAGACCAAGCTGGACAGCGGCAAGGAACTGAGCGTGGCCCTGGCCGAACAGGTGCGCGAAACGTACACCAAGCACAAGCGGATCGTGTTCGACGGCGACGGCTACAGCGACGAATGGCACCACGAGGCCGAACACGAGCGCGGCCTGCTGAACCTGCGGACCGCTCTGGACGCCGTGGAACAGTTGCACAGCCCCAAGAACATCGAGCTGTTCGGCAGGCTGGCCATCCTGAATGACCGTGAACTGGCGGCCCGTCAGGAAATCATGTACGACATCTATTTCAAGACCGTGAACATTGAGGGCGAAACCACCGAGTACATGGCGCAGCGTCAGATCCTGCCCGCTGCCCTGAGCTATCTGGCCGCCCTGAAAAACGTGCCGGAAAGCAGCCGCGCCGCCGCTGGCGTGAGCAAAGAAGTGGGCGAGGTCACGGACAAGCTCTACGACGCCCTGCAAGTCCTGCGCGAGCAGAATGACGCCCTGGGCGGCGAGGAGATCCACGAGAAAGCGCACCACATGCGTGACGCTGTGCTGCCTGCCATGAACGAGGTCCGGGCCTACGCCGACCGGCTGGAAAACCTGATCGACTTCAAGCTGTGGCCGCTGCCCACCTACCGCCAGATGCTGTTCGTGAAGTAA
- a CDS encoding glutamine synthetase family protein encodes MTLSPTPDRAEILSRLRDGQIKFLRLQFTDILGTTKNVEVPPSQFEKALSGDVTFDGSAVEGFTRVEESDMLLRPDLGTFLIYPPFSREESERGAVARLICDVTLPDGTPFGGDPRLVLKRQIERAQARGYEMFVGTEPEFFLFERTPAGLGSTVTHDRAGYFDLAPIDKGERIRREIANKLVEMGFEIEAAHHEVAPGQHEIDFRYAPALETADRIATFKFVVKRVALEYGLLASFLPKPLAGVSGSGMHCHLSLFGGGQNAFADEKGEYGLSKIAEGFIAGLLDHAEGMTAITNPLVNSYKRLVPGFEAPVNIAWSTGNRSALVRIPAKRGNSTRAELRMPDPSCNPYLALAVMLAAGLDGIERELEPPPAIARNIFKMTVREKRHHRVKELPTDLREAIDELGKDEVLKQALGEHVLDHFVAAKRAEWREYSAAVHAWELERYLDLV; translated from the coding sequence ATGACCCTTTCCCCCACACCTGACCGGGCCGAGATTCTTTCTCGCCTGCGAGACGGACAGATCAAGTTTCTGCGCCTGCAATTCACTGACATTCTGGGGACCACCAAGAACGTGGAGGTGCCGCCCTCGCAATTTGAAAAGGCCCTGAGCGGCGACGTGACCTTCGACGGCAGCGCCGTGGAGGGCTTCACCCGCGTCGAGGAATCCGACATGCTGCTGCGCCCGGACCTGGGCACCTTCCTGATCTACCCGCCGTTTTCGCGCGAGGAAAGCGAGCGCGGCGCGGTGGCGCGGCTGATCTGCGACGTGACGCTGCCGGACGGCACGCCCTTTGGCGGCGATCCCCGGCTGGTTCTCAAGCGCCAGATTGAGCGGGCGCAGGCCAGAGGCTACGAGATGTTCGTCGGCACCGAGCCGGAGTTCTTCCTGTTCGAGCGCACGCCCGCTGGCCTGGGCAGCACCGTCACGCACGACCGGGCCGGGTATTTTGACCTCGCTCCCATCGATAAGGGCGAACGCATCCGCCGTGAGATTGCCAACAAACTCGTCGAGATGGGCTTCGAGATCGAGGCCGCGCACCATGAGGTCGCCCCTGGCCAGCACGAGATCGATTTTCGCTACGCCCCAGCGCTGGAAACGGCGGACCGGATCGCCACCTTCAAATTCGTGGTCAAGCGGGTGGCGCTGGAATACGGCCTGCTGGCCAGCTTTCTGCCCAAGCCGCTGGCGGGCGTCAGCGGCAGCGGGATGCACTGCCACCTGAGTCTGTTTGGGGGCGGCCAGAATGCCTTTGCCGACGAAAAAGGTGAGTACGGCCTCTCGAAGATTGCCGAGGGCTTTATCGCCGGGCTGTTAGACCACGCCGAGGGCATGACCGCCATCACCAACCCACTGGTCAACAGCTACAAGCGGCTGGTGCCGGGCTTCGAGGCCCCGGTGAACATAGCCTGGAGTACGGGAAACCGCAGCGCCCTAGTCCGCATTCCGGCCAAGCGCGGCAATTCCACCCGCGCCGAGCTGCGGATGCCGGATCCCAGTTGCAACCCTTATCTGGCACTGGCCGTCATGCTGGCCGCCGGCCTGGACGGCATAGAACGCGAGCTGGAACCGCCGCCTGCGATTGCCCGCAACATCTTTAAGATGACCGTGCGCGAGAAGCGACACCACCGTGTCAAGGAGCTGCCCACCGACCTGCGCGAGGCGATTGACGAGCTGGGCAAGGACGAGGTGCTGAAACAGGCCCTGGGGGAACACGTCTTGGACCATTTCGTGGCCGCCAAAAGAGCGGAGTGGCGCGAATACAGCGCCGCCGTACACGCCTGGGAACTGGAACGTTATCTGGATCTGGTGTAG
- a CDS encoding LLM class flavin-dependent oxidoreductase: MNSSPLPLSVLDLVPIPSGSDATTALRESLRLAQHAEDLGYERYWVAEHHNMGAVASSVPLAVLAAASQVTRRIRLGSGGVMLPNHAPLAVAEGYRLLSALAPDRVDLGLGRAPGTDGRTARALRGASGLMEESFERQLSELIAFGTGNFPAGHPFAGTVAAPAGDGLFPPLWLLSSSGYGAHVAAQIGAGLAFAWHINPDTAGAAAAAQAYRAAFQPSPTFPKPQVIVAANVICAPTHAEAEELSLSLGLMFLRLTRGEVASFPSVQEARDYPYTPQERAVAEASRARAIVGDPAEVAARLHRLAEDIGADELILTTMTHDPAARRRSYALVMEAMREGVEVAAD, from the coding sequence ATGAACTCCTCTCCCCTGCCCCTCTCTGTCCTTGATCTGGTGCCCATTCCCTCCGGTTCGGATGCCACCACGGCACTGCGCGAATCCCTGCGGCTGGCGCAACACGCCGAGGACCTGGGTTACGAACGTTACTGGGTGGCCGAACACCACAACATGGGCGCGGTGGCCTCGTCCGTGCCACTGGCCGTGCTGGCCGCAGCCTCGCAGGTGACCCGCCGTATTCGTCTTGGGTCCGGCGGGGTAATGCTGCCCAACCATGCGCCGCTGGCCGTGGCGGAAGGCTACCGCCTGCTCTCGGCGCTGGCCCCGGACCGGGTTGATCTGGGACTGGGCCGCGCACCGGGCACCGATGGCCGCACCGCCAGAGCGCTCCGGGGCGCATCCGGTTTGATGGAAGAGTCCTTTGAGCGGCAACTCTCGGAGTTAATTGCCTTCGGCACAGGCAACTTCCCGGCAGGCCATCCTTTCGCCGGAACGGTGGCAGCCCCGGCGGGCGACGGCCTGTTTCCGCCGCTGTGGCTGCTGTCCAGCAGCGGCTACGGCGCGCATGTGGCGGCACAGATCGGTGCGGGGCTGGCCTTCGCATGGCACATCAACCCTGATACGGCGGGGGCAGCGGCGGCAGCCCAGGCGTACCGCGCGGCCTTCCAGCCCTCGCCCACCTTTCCGAAGCCCCAGGTGATCGTCGCCGCCAACGTGATCTGCGCCCCCACCCACGCCGAGGCCGAGGAACTGAGCCTGTCCCTGGGCCTGATGTTCCTGCGCCTGACACGCGGCGAGGTGGCCTCCTTCCCCAGCGTGCAGGAAGCCCGCGATTATCCGTACACCCCGCAGGAACGCGCCGTGGCCGAGGCATCCCGCGCCCGCGCCATCGTGGGCGATCCGGCAGAGGTGGCCGCCCGCCTGCACCGTCTGGCCGAGGACATTGGGGCCGATGAACTGATCCTGACCACCATGACCCACGATCCGGCGGCGCGGCGGCGGTCCTACGCGCTGGTCATGGAGGCGATGCGCGAGGGCGTGGAGGTGGCGGCGGACTGA
- a CDS encoding excinuclease ABC subunit UvrA: protein MTQRQAIQRQYIEVYGAHENNLRDVSLHIPKGQITVFTGVSGSGKSSLVFNTIAAEAQRQLNETFTAFVQGFLPHYGQPDVDRIENLNAPIIIDQKRVGGGSRSTAGTYTDIAAPLRLLFSRFGQPSAGPAFAFSFNTPHGMCPECEGIGKTVQLDMERFLDRSLSLNGGAILHPEFKVGSHWTWKTYAQSGFFDNDKPIDQYTPEELKILLYGAGNHKVAFTDFNLKYEGLIERFTRMYLKKDAAAMSGRARTIFEQFTTSQTCPVCHGARLNGAALNCRIDSQNIADVSALEITDLIAFLDRLSDPAAARVAGHLTERLHHLVEIGLGYLSLSRETSTLSGGESQRLKMIRHLGNSLTDMLYILDEPSVGLHARDVARLTGLLRKLRDKGNTVLVVEHDPDVIREADHVVDIGPGAGTHGGQVVFEGSYAELQKADTLTGKFLSQHLPIKEKVRGATGHLTVRNASLHNLKNVTVDIPTGVLTVVTGVAGSGKSSLINDVFLAQHPGSVVIDQSRVTANSRSAPATYTGIMDDIRKAFAKANGVSASLFSFNSEGSCPECSGLGVIYTDLAFMEGMTSVCEVCGGKRFKEEVLAYHLRGQSIADVLEMTAEQALAFFTEKKIRAVLQAMNDVGLGYLKLGQPLSTVSGGEGQRLKLAGELHKKGSVYVMDEPTTGLHLSDIGMLTRLIDRLVDSGNTVLLIEHHLDVIRQADWVIDLGPEGGSAGGEVLYEGPPQGLKNCARSLTGQFI, encoded by the coding sequence ATGACCCAGCGGCAAGCGATCCAGCGGCAATACATCGAAGTGTACGGCGCACACGAGAACAACCTGCGAGACGTTTCGCTGCACATTCCCAAAGGTCAGATCACGGTGTTTACCGGCGTTTCGGGGTCCGGTAAGTCGTCACTCGTTTTCAACACCATCGCCGCCGAGGCGCAGCGGCAGCTCAACGAGACCTTCACGGCCTTCGTGCAGGGCTTTTTGCCGCACTACGGGCAGCCGGACGTGGACCGCATCGAGAATCTGAACGCGCCGATCATCATCGATCAGAAGCGGGTGGGCGGCGGCTCTCGCTCCACGGCGGGCACTTACACCGATATCGCCGCGCCACTGCGCCTGCTGTTCTCGCGCTTCGGCCAGCCCTCCGCCGGACCCGCCTTCGCCTTCTCGTTCAACACGCCGCACGGCATGTGCCCCGAATGCGAGGGCATTGGCAAGACTGTGCAGCTTGATATGGAAAGGTTTCTGGACCGCAGCCTGTCGCTGAACGGCGGTGCGATTCTGCACCCTGAATTCAAGGTTGGGAGCCACTGGACCTGGAAAACCTACGCGCAGTCTGGGTTCTTCGACAATGACAAGCCGATAGACCAGTACACGCCGGAAGAATTGAAAATCCTGCTGTACGGCGCGGGCAATCACAAGGTGGCCTTTACCGATTTCAACCTGAAGTACGAGGGCCTGATCGAGCGCTTCACCCGCATGTACCTCAAGAAGGACGCGGCGGCCATGTCCGGGCGTGCCAGAACCATTTTTGAGCAGTTCACCACGTCCCAGACCTGCCCGGTGTGCCACGGCGCACGGCTGAACGGGGCGGCGCTGAACTGCCGCATTGACAGCCAGAACATCGCGGACGTCTCGGCGCTGGAAATCACGGACCTGATCGCCTTTCTGGACCGCCTGAGCGATCCGGCGGCGGCGCGGGTGGCGGGTCACCTGACCGAACGCCTGCACCATCTGGTGGAGATCGGGCTGGGCTACCTGAGCCTGAGCCGCGAAACGTCCACGCTGTCGGGGGGTGAGTCGCAGCGGCTCAAGATGATCCGGCATCTGGGCAATAGCCTGACCGACATGCTGTACATCCTGGACGAACCCAGCGTGGGCCTGCACGCCCGCGACGTGGCCCGCCTGACCGGGCTGCTGCGAAAGCTGCGTGATAAGGGCAACACCGTGCTGGTGGTGGAGCATGACCCGGACGTGATCCGGGAAGCCGATCATGTCGTGGATATCGGGCCGGGGGCTGGGACGCACGGCGGTCAGGTGGTCTTCGAGGGCAGTTACGCAGAGTTGCAAAAGGCCGATACCCTGACTGGAAAGTTCCTGAGCCAGCATCTACCGATCAAGGAGAAGGTGCGCGGGGCGACGGGCCACCTGACCGTCAGGAACGCCAGCCTGCACAACCTCAAAAACGTGACCGTGGATATTCCAACTGGCGTGCTGACGGTGGTGACGGGCGTGGCCGGATCGGGCAAGAGTTCGCTGATCAACGACGTGTTTCTGGCGCAGCACCCTGGCTCAGTTGTGATCGATCAGTCGCGCGTGACCGCCAACAGCCGCTCGGCCCCGGCCACCTACACCGGGATCATGGATGACATTCGCAAGGCGTTTGCCAAAGCGAACGGCGTGAGCGCCTCGCTGTTCAGCTTCAATTCGGAAGGAAGCTGCCCCGAGTGCAGCGGCTTGGGCGTGATCTACACCGATCTGGCCTTTATGGAAGGCATGACCTCCGTGTGCGAGGTCTGCGGGGGCAAACGCTTCAAGGAGGAAGTGCTGGCCTACCATCTGCGCGGCCAGTCGATTGCCGACGTGCTGGAGATGACGGCGGAACAGGCACTCGCGTTCTTCACCGAGAAGAAAATTCGCGCCGTCTTGCAGGCCATGAACGACGTGGGCCTGGGCTACCTGAAGCTGGGCCAGCCCCTCAGCACCGTGTCGGGCGGCGAGGGCCAGCGCCTCAAGCTCGCCGGGGAACTGCACAAGAAGGGCAGCGTCTACGTGATGGACGAACCCACCACCGGGCTGCACCTCTCGGACATCGGGATGCTGACGCGCCTGATCGACCGGCTGGTGGACAGCGGGAATACCGTCTTACTAATCGAACACCATCTGGACGTGATCCGGCAGGCCGACTGGGTCATCGATCTGGGGCCAGAGGGCGGCAGCGCCGGAGGTGAGGTGTTGTATGAGGGGCCGCCGCAGGGCCTGAAAAACTGTGCCAGAAGCCTAACGGGACAGTTTATATAA
- a CDS encoding branched-chain amino acid ABC transporter permease: MELSVLLPFIVNVIIGGLVLGFVYAIIALGYTMVYGVLQLINFAHSEVFITGAVVGFEVFRILQNSAMNGYLKLLIALVAAMIVSGLLNVLIERLAYRPLRGAPRLVPLITAIGVSLILQDTLRFLEGLQGRFDLTYTLPTGFADKFCSTTSSCAPLGNFLRTIGVDVQLKDVILVIVALVSLGVLNYVVNRTRLGKAIRAVSQDRVTAGLMGIDSNLMISATFLIGGALGGVSGVLFGMKFGTINAYSGFDPGIIAFTAAVLGGIGSIPGAVLGGLLLGVIQNLIGVTNIFGNLLGLANLGTIDASYSKIGPFIVLVLILIFKPTGLLGKSNVEKV, from the coding sequence TTGGAACTTTCTGTCCTGCTGCCCTTTATTGTCAACGTGATCATTGGCGGCCTGGTTTTAGGCTTCGTCTACGCCATCATCGCGCTGGGGTACACCATGGTGTACGGCGTGCTGCAACTGATCAACTTCGCCCACTCGGAAGTCTTCATCACCGGAGCGGTGGTGGGATTCGAGGTGTTCCGCATCCTTCAGAACTCGGCCATGAACGGTTACCTGAAACTGCTGATCGCGCTGGTGGCCGCCATGATCGTCTCGGGGCTGCTGAATGTGCTGATCGAACGGCTGGCCTACCGCCCGTTGCGCGGCGCACCGCGTCTGGTGCCGCTGATCACCGCGATTGGTGTCTCGCTGATCCTGCAAGACACGCTGCGCTTTCTGGAAGGATTGCAGGGCCGATTTGACCTGACCTACACGCTGCCCACCGGTTTTGCCGACAAGTTCTGCAGCACCACGAGTAGCTGCGCCCCCCTGGGCAATTTCCTGCGGACCATCGGCGTGGACGTGCAGCTTAAAGACGTGATTCTGGTGATCGTGGCGCTGGTCAGCTTGGGCGTGCTGAATTACGTGGTCAACCGCACCCGGCTGGGCAAGGCCATTCGCGCCGTGTCCCAGGACCGCGTGACCGCCGGCCTGATGGGCATCGACTCGAACCTGATGATCAGCGCCACCTTCCTGATCGGTGGAGCGCTGGGCGGCGTCAGCGGCGTGCTGTTCGGCATGAAGTTCGGCACGATCAACGCCTACAGCGGCTTCGATCCGGGCATCATCGCCTTCACGGCAGCGGTGCTGGGCGGCATCGGCAGCATTCCCGGCGCGGTGCTGGGCGGCCTGCTGCTCGGGGTGATTCAGAACCTGATCGGCGTGACGAACATCTTCGGCAACCTGCTGGGCCTCGCCAACCTGGGCACCATTGACGCCAGTTATTCCAAGATCGGGCCGTTCATCGTGCTGGTGCTGATCCTGATCTTCAAGCCCACCGGCCTGCTCGGCAAGAGCAACGTGGAGAAGGTATGA
- a CDS encoding branched-chain amino acid ABC transporter substrate-binding protein → MKKTAMSLSVLAALALGTASAQTTIKIATISPLSGGQSNLGTQIRNGVQLAVNEYAAQFKKAGFNLQLVPYDDQADPATGTAAARKIAADNQILAVVGTLNSGVAIPASAALAPSNLVMVSPANTANQVTDRGLANMNRIVARDDSQGPAGANFITDTLKAKKAYVLNDKTAYGEGLAAEVEKALKAKGVTISGSEGTEEKSDFSSIVAKIKLTKPDAIYFGGIYNQIGVFIKQLRGAGINTPVVGGDGLDSSELPVIIGKAGANNVYYTTVAAPLEALPAAKTFAASFQKTFNTPAQGFGAFGYDAAKVTLQGILDAARANGGKAPSRKQVLDTIRKGTYKGLLSGEVSFNSVGDRKAATLYVIKLTDGKAALETSLAVKPPKN, encoded by the coding sequence ATGAAGAAGACTGCAATGAGCCTTTCTGTACTTGCCGCATTGGCGCTCGGCACCGCCAGCGCGCAGACCACCATCAAGATCGCCACCATCAGCCCGCTGTCCGGCGGCCAGAGCAACCTGGGCACCCAGATCCGCAACGGCGTGCAACTGGCCGTCAACGAGTACGCCGCGCAGTTCAAGAAGGCGGGCTTTAACCTGCAACTCGTTCCCTACGACGATCAGGCCGATCCTGCGACTGGCACCGCCGCCGCCCGCAAGATCGCCGCCGACAACCAGATCCTGGCTGTGGTGGGCACCCTGAACAGCGGCGTGGCGATTCCTGCCAGCGCGGCGCTGGCCCCCAGCAACCTGGTGATGGTCAGCCCGGCCAACACTGCCAACCAGGTCACCGACCGTGGTCTGGCCAACATGAACCGTATCGTGGCCCGCGACGACTCGCAGGGTCCGGCAGGGGCCAACTTCATCACCGATACCCTCAAGGCCAAGAAGGCCTACGTTCTGAACGACAAAACCGCCTACGGCGAAGGTCTGGCCGCCGAGGTCGAGAAAGCCCTGAAAGCCAAGGGCGTGACCATCTCCGGCAGCGAAGGCACCGAGGAAAAGAGCGATTTTTCCAGCATCGTCGCCAAGATCAAGTTGACCAAGCCTGACGCCATCTACTTCGGCGGCATCTACAACCAGATCGGCGTGTTCATCAAGCAGTTGCGCGGCGCGGGCATCAATACCCCCGTCGTCGGCGGCGACGGCCTGGACAGCAGCGAATTGCCCGTGATCATCGGCAAGGCCGGGGCCAACAACGTTTACTACACCACCGTGGCTGCCCCGCTGGAAGCGCTGCCCGCCGCCAAGACCTTCGCGGCCAGCTTCCAGAAGACCTTCAACACCCCTGCCCAGGGCTTCGGCGCTTTCGGTTACGACGCCGCCAAGGTCACCTTGCAGGGCATCCTGGACGCCGCCCGCGCCAACGGTGGCAAGGCCCCCAGCCGCAAGCAGGTGCTGGACACCATCCGCAAGGGCACCTACAAGGGCCTGCTCTCGGGCGAGGTCAGCTTCAACAGCGTCGGGGACCGCAAGGCCGCCACGCTGTACGTGATCAAGCTCACGGACGGCAAGGCCGCGCTGGAAACCAGCCTGGCCGTCAAGCCTCCCAAGAACTGA
- a CDS encoding branched-chain amino acid ABC transporter permease, with protein MTVASPVKPAVRRPLVKPDRTVWLVLFFVVTSILLLVSHETDVMKNLGALGDVLRNKVVEALVVSLFLANVLFAYLWKAANWAKLLVGIGSLLFVLPLAGQADTSLLDLSIQIMIFAALALGLNIVVGLAGLLDLGYVAFFAVGAYTWSIFGSPRFSEVLKYYGANAGSTGSGTLVIGLVLTAVAAGSMLYIRGMHGRVAPTTLSNLSFLLAGFGLLSGIILVGRSILVLASGSAEALANGINPGFFWLFLALSVMTAALVGVLIGLPVLKLKGDYLAIITLGLGEVIRVLANNLGLYTAGSQGITPIASASVPWFNSLAGALGFRPEQYYLLFLYVLVLIVIAVILLVNVRLDNSRIGRAWIAIRDDEIAAQAMGVPLMQTKLIAFATGASFAGVMGMIFAAKQTFISPESFNLLQSITVLSMVVLGGMGSFSGVILGAAVVTLLNLRILPGLGEASANVSWIPQEVNPANFNRFIFGSILVAMMLLRPEGLLPNARRTRELHHEDDQEDESADGNASGLKAGGDVYSAGLATIKEDDKTGGSR; from the coding sequence ATGACGGTTGCCAGTCCCGTGAAACCCGCTGTCCGCCGTCCCCTGGTCAAACCGGACCGGACCGTCTGGCTGGTGCTGTTCTTCGTCGTCACCTCTATTTTGCTGCTGGTCTCACACGAAACCGATGTCATGAAAAACCTGGGGGCATTGGGCGACGTTCTGCGCAACAAGGTGGTAGAGGCGCTGGTCGTCTCGCTGTTCCTGGCAAACGTGCTGTTCGCCTACCTGTGGAAAGCCGCCAACTGGGCCAAGCTGCTGGTGGGCATCGGTAGCCTGCTGTTCGTGCTGCCGCTGGCCGGGCAGGCCGACACCAGCCTGCTGGACCTGAGCATCCAGATCATGATCTTCGCCGCGCTGGCCCTGGGCCTGAACATCGTGGTGGGCCTGGCGGGCCTGCTCGATCTGGGCTATGTGGCCTTCTTCGCGGTGGGTGCATACACCTGGAGCATCTTCGGCAGTCCCCGATTCAGCGAGGTCCTCAAGTATTACGGCGCAAACGCGGGCAGCACCGGCAGCGGCACCCTGGTCATCGGGCTGGTGCTGACGGCAGTGGCGGCGGGCAGCATGCTGTACATCCGGGGGATGCATGGGCGCGTGGCCCCCACCACCCTGAGCAATCTGAGCTTTCTGCTGGCGGGCTTCGGCCTACTCTCGGGCATCATTCTGGTGGGCCGCTCGATCCTGGTGCTGGCTTCCGGGTCAGCCGAGGCATTGGCCAACGGCATCAACCCCGGCTTCTTCTGGCTCTTTCTGGCGCTGAGCGTCATGACTGCCGCCCTGGTGGGCGTGCTGATCGGTCTGCCAGTGCTGAAGCTGAAAGGCGATTACCTGGCGATCATCACACTGGGCCTGGGGGAAGTGATTCGGGTGCTGGCCAACAACCTCGGCCTGTACACGGCGGGTTCACAGGGCATCACCCCCATCGCCTCGGCGTCGGTGCCGTGGTTCAACTCCCTGGCCGGAGCGCTGGGCTTCCGGCCAGAGCAGTACTACCTGCTGTTCCTGTACGTGCTGGTGCTGATCGTGATCGCCGTGATCCTGCTGGTTAACGTCAGGTTGGATAACAGCCGCATCGGGCGTGCCTGGATCGCCATCCGTGACGACGAAATCGCCGCGCAGGCGATGGGCGTGCCCCTGATGCAGACCAAGCTGATCGCTTTTGCCACCGGAGCCAGCTTTGCCGGGGTGATGGGCATGATCTTTGCCGCCAAGCAGACCTTTATCAGCCCTGAGAGCTTCAACCTGCTGCAAAGCATCACGGTGCTGAGCATGGTGGTGCTGGGCGGCATGGGATCGTTCAGCGGCGTGATCCTGGGCGCGGCAGTGGTCACCCTGCTGAACCTGCGGATTCTGCCCGGACTGGGCGAGGCCAGCGCCAACGTGTCCTGGATTCCGCAGGAGGTCAACCCGGCCAACTTCAACCGCTTTATCTTCGGCTCGATTCTGGTGGCGATGATGCTGCTGCGCCCCGAGGGGCTGCTGCCCAACGCACGCCGCACCCGTGAGCTGCACCACGAGGACGATCAGGAAGACGAGAGCGCCGACGGCAACGCCAGTGGTCTGAAAGCAGGCGGCGACGTGTACAGCGCCGGACTGGCGACCATCAAAGAAGACGACAAGACCGGAGGCAGCCGATGA